One Denticeps clupeoides chromosome 10, fDenClu1.1, whole genome shotgun sequence genomic window carries:
- the LOC114797856 gene encoding UBX domain-containing protein 10-like isoform X1 — MEYSSADVGTRRHGDVGDAGDVEAEMETSETVSTEMHMSRPKSSKGRSRPLLRSQSGDSAVFQAGAATPRPPSLSRDPCPRSHGLRRASGASGVQDAVTSRPLNKYRVLPSIEKKLMGSVEEKILPEVRQHLTSQSNPEMVCSTPGSSEEQASLTLAVRAPCGSRFEHRFRPGSTLQSVVAAAEARLGREYQGVLIRTMDRPGRTFTDMSLTLAQCGVLSRSVLCIAQDQNIEDPNILDY; from the exons ATGGAATATTCGAGCGCTGACGTCGGGACGCGTCGCCATGGCGACGTGGGCGACGCTGGGGACGTCGAGGCAGAAATGGAGACGTCGGAG ACCGTTTCCACAGAGATGCATATGAGCAGGCCCAAGTCGTCCAAAGGCCGCAGCCGACCCCTGTTGCGCTCTCAGAGCGGCGACTCTGCGGTTTTCCaggccggggccgccacgcctcgCCCGCCCTCGCTGTCCCGTGACCCCTGCCCTCGTTCCCACGGCCTCCGGAGGGCCAGCGGTGCGAGCGGCGTCCAGGACGCCGTGACCTCGCGGCCCCTCAACAAGTACAGGGTCCTGCCCTCCATTGAGAAGAAGCTGATGGGGAGCGTGGAGGAGAAGATCCTCCCGGAGGTGCGGCAGCACCTCACCTCCCAGAGCAACCCGGAGATGGTCTGCTCCACGCCTGGATCCTCAGAAGAGCAGGCCAGCTTGACGCTCGCCGTGCGGGCCCCGTGCGGGAGCAGGTTCGAGCACCGCTTCCGCCCCGGCAGCACCCTGCAGTCGGTCGTGGCCGCCGCCGAAGCTCGCCTGGGCCGGGAGTACCAGGGCGTCCTCATCAGAACCATGGACCGGCCCGGCAGGACCTTTACAGACATGAGCCTGACCTTGGCCCAGTGCGGCGTCCTCAGCAGGTCGGTGCTGTGCATCGCACAGGACCAGAACATCGAGGATCCAAATATCCTGGACTACTGA
- the LOC114797856 gene encoding UBX domain-containing protein 10-like isoform X2, with protein sequence MHMSRPKSSKGRSRPLLRSQSGDSAVFQAGAATPRPPSLSRDPCPRSHGLRRASGASGVQDAVTSRPLNKYRVLPSIEKKLMGSVEEKILPEVRQHLTSQSNPEMVCSTPGSSEEQASLTLAVRAPCGSRFEHRFRPGSTLQSVVAAAEARLGREYQGVLIRTMDRPGRTFTDMSLTLAQCGVLSRSVLCIAQDQNIEDPNILDY encoded by the coding sequence ATGCATATGAGCAGGCCCAAGTCGTCCAAAGGCCGCAGCCGACCCCTGTTGCGCTCTCAGAGCGGCGACTCTGCGGTTTTCCaggccggggccgccacgcctcgCCCGCCCTCGCTGTCCCGTGACCCCTGCCCTCGTTCCCACGGCCTCCGGAGGGCCAGCGGTGCGAGCGGCGTCCAGGACGCCGTGACCTCGCGGCCCCTCAACAAGTACAGGGTCCTGCCCTCCATTGAGAAGAAGCTGATGGGGAGCGTGGAGGAGAAGATCCTCCCGGAGGTGCGGCAGCACCTCACCTCCCAGAGCAACCCGGAGATGGTCTGCTCCACGCCTGGATCCTCAGAAGAGCAGGCCAGCTTGACGCTCGCCGTGCGGGCCCCGTGCGGGAGCAGGTTCGAGCACCGCTTCCGCCCCGGCAGCACCCTGCAGTCGGTCGTGGCCGCCGCCGAAGCTCGCCTGGGCCGGGAGTACCAGGGCGTCCTCATCAGAACCATGGACCGGCCCGGCAGGACCTTTACAGACATGAGCCTGACCTTGGCCCAGTGCGGCGTCCTCAGCAGGTCGGTGCTGTGCATCGCACAGGACCAGAACATCGAGGATCCAAATATCCTGGACTACTGA